From Salvelinus namaycush isolate Seneca chromosome 2, SaNama_1.0, whole genome shotgun sequence, one genomic window encodes:
- the LOC120024197 gene encoding 40S ribosomal protein S23: MGKCRGLRTARKLRNHRREQRWHDKQYKKAHLGTALKANPFGGASHAKGIVLEKVGVEAKQPNSAIRKCVRVQLIKNGKKITAFVPNDGCLNFIEENDEVLVAGFGRKGHAVGDIPGVRFKVVKVANVSLLALYKGKKERPRS, encoded by the exons ATGG GAAAGTGTCGTGGTCTGCGTACAGCCAGGAAGCTGCGTAACCACCGTCGTGAACAGAGATGGCACGATAAACAGTACAAAAAGGCCCATCTCGGCACTGCCCTGAAGGCTAACCCCTTCGGAGGCGCTTCCCACGCCAAGGGAATTGTACTTGAGAAAGT TGGTGTTGAAGCTAAGCAACCCAACTCCGCCATTAGGAAGTGTGTCAGGGTCCAGCTCATCAAGAACGGCAAGAAGATCACCGCCTTTGTCCCCAATGATGGTTGCTTGAACTTCATCGAG GAAAATGACGAGGTTCTGGTGGCAGGATTCGGTCGTAAGGGACACGCCGTCGGTGATATCCCTGGTGTCCGTTTCAAGGTGGTCAAAGTGGCTAACGTCTCCCTGCTGGCCCTCTACAAAGGCAAGAAGGAGAGACCCAGATCTTAG
- the atp6ap1la gene encoding ATPase H+ transporting accessory protein 1 like a — MAKQDFFMYFYLFSVVYFLQLSLSFDQVSAVVEKSLAGPTSQDIRVQNNGLAAQSHSAASDGESSSLIAEDPLRRVLQPYEWQLDSPHRTKRSLLQTSSILPYSPLSVVYNSKTCILFRARKLAIRFRNSTLVDLTEKAFGPDAPVDTKGSMCSKDKATLVLRFGDVEDLRGLAIRLQMSNTFYESAGQNWFTLDSVHIHYNWTHEATFNATDVYAPSTHSYHCQHVSSLQKYDTLLVPSSITDNSANWHITFTDFQIQSFNVLSNKFGSASDCATFFTPAILMGLITSLILLLVLAYALHMVVHLKHIDTYEEHKTTVYFPRSTETAECSGTTSSAATEKNSL; from the exons ATGGCAAAACAAGACTTctttatgtatttttatttattttctgtcgTTTATTTTCTGCAGCTCTCTTTGTCCTTTGATCAAGTGTCTGCGGTTGTGGAAAAAAG TTTAGCGGGGCCCACATCCCAAGATATCAGGGTTCAAAACA ATGGGTTGGCTGCCCAGAGCCACAGTGCTGCTTCCGATGGGGAGAGTTCTTCGCTTATAGCGGAGGACCCTCTCAGGAGAGTCCTGCAG CCCTATGAGTGGCAGCTGGACTCCCCACACAGAACCAAACGGAGCCTACTGCAGACATCCAGCATTCTTCCTTACTCTCCTCTGAGCGTGGTTTACAACagcaaaacatgtatcctgtttagGGCCAGGAAGCTTGCTATCAGGTTCAGGAACAGCACCTTAGTGGATCTCACAGAGAAGGCCTTCGGCCCCGATGCACCAGTGGACACCAAAGGCTCTATGTGCAGCAAAGACAAAGCTAC GCTTGTACTACGTTTCGGAGATGTGGAGGACTTGAGAGGACTTGCAATTAG ACTACAAATGTCCAACACATTCTATGAGTCGGCAGGGCAGAACTGGTTCACTCTGGACAGCGTACACATCCACTACAACTGGACCCACGAGGCAACGTTCAACGCCACCGATGTTTACGCTCCTAGTACCCACTCCTACCACTGTCAGCACGTCAGCAGTCTGCAGAAGTACGACACGCTGCTCGTACCCAGCTCCATCACAGACAACTCCGCAAACTGGCACATCACCTTCACAGACTTCCAG ATACAATCGTTCAATGTGCTGTCCAACAAGTTTGGCTCAGCCAGCGATTGCGCTACGTTCTTCACCCCAGCTATCCTCATGGGTCTGATCACCTCCCTCATCCTTCTCCTGGTCCTGGCCTACGCGCTGCACATGGTGGTGCACCTCAAACACATCGACACCTACGAAGAACACAAGACCACCGTCTACTTCCCCCGCAGCACAGAGACTGCAGAATGCTCCGGCACCACCAGCTCCGCTGCCACTGAAAAAAACAGCTTGTAG